AGGCCCTGGCCGCCGCCGCGGCCGAGATCGACGGTTACCGCCTGCCCGGTACGCCGAGCCCGGCGGCGCTGCTGATCCTCAAAGACAAGTGCCTGACGCTGGCGCGGATGCTGGTCAATCAGGACCAGGCGCTGAGCGCCGAGCATCCGATCGTGCGCGATGGGTTGCGGGTCTTCACCTGGCTCAAGGATCTGTCGCGCGGCGTGGTGAAGCTGCCGGCCGCGGATGCCGAGGACGTCGGCGGGGGCGCGGATTGGGCCAGCGCGCCGACGGCGTGGGGGCGTGGGGAGGGGGGCGGATTGTGAATGCTCCCCTCGCCGACCTCCCCACCGGCCTCGCCGCGATCGTCGCGGCCCTGGCCGCGGCGCTCCCCGGCGGCGTGAACGTGGTGCGCGCCGGCGGCCCCTTCGACGTGGCAGAGGTGCGCCGGCACGCCATGAACGCCCCGGCCGTGGTGGTCGCCTGCCTGGGCCTCACCAACTACACCCGCCGCGGCGAGACCTGGAGCGTCATGGGGCAACTGGCGGCCTATGTCGTCACCCACGACCAGTCCGGCGCGGCCCTGCGCGATGTGGCGGCGCTCGGCCTGGTGGACCAACTCCTGCGCGTCGTCGCGCGCAACACCTGGGGCCTGCCCGAGGGGTTCGGCGTACCCGACCCCGCGAGCGTGGAGGCCGCGAATCTCTACAGCGGCGATCTGGACTCGGTGGCCGTGGCGCTGTGGGCGCTGACCTGGCGCCAAGAGTTCAGAGTTCAGAGTTCCTGAACCCCGAACCCCGAACCCTGAACCCCGCACCCCGCACCCCGCACCCCGCACCCCGCACCCCGCACCCCTCACCCCTCAC
The DNA window shown above is from Candidatus Thiodictyon syntrophicum and carries:
- a CDS encoding phage protein Gp36 family protein, whose amino-acid sequence is MVYATPVELRARYLVGLDQDEFALRDDANLEQALAAAAAEIDGYRLPGTPSPAALLILKDKCLTLARMLVNQDQALSAEHPIVRDGLRVFTWLKDLSRGVVKLPAADAEDVGGGADWASAPTAWGRGEGGGL
- a CDS encoding phage protein Gp37 is translated as MNAPLADLPTGLAAIVAALAAALPGGVNVVRAGGPFDVAEVRRHAMNAPAVVVACLGLTNYTRRGETWSVMGQLAAYVVTHDQSGAALRDVAALGLVDQLLRVVARNTWGLPEGFGVPDPASVEAANLYSGDLDSVAVALWALTWRQEFRVQSS